One Lacunisphaera limnophila DNA window includes the following coding sequences:
- a CDS encoding ThuA domain-containing protein produces the protein MQPRTPRLFIGLAFGLAALSAVAAPLRVLYFTKSSGFEHSVVKWTEGKPSYSENVLTALGAKHGIEFTFSKDGSLFSKDYLAQFDALMFYTSGDLTSTGTDGHPGITNPGLHALFDYVAAGGGFVGLHACSDTFHTHERGGGNNQRRLPRYRSYGEGGDPYARMLGGEFIRHGPQQVAKATVTDPKFPGFGEAGAELNVNEEWYTLKDFAPDLHVLLVMQTAGMEGTDYARPPYPLAWARPHGQGRVAYNAMGHRDDVWDSAYFQAMVVGMLQWAAGRIEADLTPNLTAVAPGHATLQAPPPEMKQ, from the coding sequence ATGCAACCCCGTACCCCCCGTCTGTTCATCGGTCTGGCCTTTGGGCTGGCCGCCCTGTCCGCCGTCGCCGCGCCCCTGCGCGTGCTGTATTTCACGAAGTCCTCCGGCTTCGAACACAGCGTGGTCAAGTGGACGGAGGGCAAGCCGAGTTATTCGGAGAACGTGCTGACGGCGCTCGGGGCGAAACACGGCATCGAATTCACCTTCAGCAAGGACGGCTCGCTCTTCAGCAAGGACTACCTGGCGCAGTTTGATGCGCTGATGTTCTACACGAGCGGCGACCTGACCAGCACCGGGACTGACGGCCATCCGGGGATCACGAATCCGGGCCTGCACGCGTTGTTCGACTATGTGGCGGCGGGCGGCGGGTTCGTGGGTCTGCACGCTTGCAGCGACACCTTCCACACGCACGAGCGTGGTGGCGGCAACAACCAGCGGCGTCTTCCGCGTTACCGCAGCTATGGCGAGGGCGGGGATCCCTACGCACGGATGCTCGGCGGCGAGTTCATCCGCCACGGTCCGCAGCAGGTCGCGAAGGCGACCGTGACCGACCCGAAATTCCCCGGCTTCGGCGAGGCCGGGGCCGAGCTGAACGTCAACGAGGAGTGGTACACGCTGAAGGATTTCGCGCCCGATCTCCACGTGCTGCTGGTGATGCAGACGGCCGGGATGGAAGGCACCGATTATGCGCGCCCGCCGTACCCGCTGGCATGGGCCCGGCCGCACGGGCAGGGGCGCGTCGCCTACAACGCGATGGGTCACCGGGACGACGTCTGGGACAGTGCTTATTTTCAGGCGATGGTGGTCGGCATGCTGCAGTGGGCGGCGGGCCGGATTGAGGCGGATCTGACGCCCAATCTGACGGCCGTGGCCCCGGGCCACGCGACGCTCCAGGCGCCGCCCCCGGAGATGAAGCAATAG
- a CDS encoding hydroxypyruvate isomerase family protein — protein sequence MTYPVSRRTALKQLGAGTVLASGLGLLQASEVAAVPSTAPKGRIKQSVCQWCFRGMPLDELCAAAAGMGLKSVELLGPKDFPTLKKHGLICAMVTNPTAKVGNLSVGGISHAWNRLEYHDALVPAYEAQLQAAAEAGYPSVICFSGNRAGMSDAQGLENCVIGLKRILPLAEKLGVNVVMELLNSRVNHADYMCDRTEWGVELCRRAGSERLKLLYDIYHMQIMEGDVIATIRRHHQYIGHYHTAGVPGRNELDENQELFYPAIMRAIVETGYQGYVGQEFIPRARETAAALAALQHGVRVCDV from the coding sequence ATGACCTACCCCGTCTCCCGTCGCACCGCGTTGAAACAGCTGGGCGCCGGCACCGTCCTCGCCAGCGGCCTCGGCCTGCTGCAGGCATCCGAAGTTGCCGCCGTTCCGTCTACCGCGCCCAAGGGCCGGATCAAGCAGTCGGTCTGCCAGTGGTGTTTTCGCGGCATGCCCCTCGACGAGCTGTGCGCCGCGGCCGCGGGCATGGGGCTGAAGTCGGTGGAGCTGCTCGGCCCGAAGGATTTTCCCACGCTCAAGAAACACGGGCTGATCTGCGCCATGGTGACCAACCCGACCGCCAAGGTCGGTAACCTGTCGGTCGGCGGGATCTCGCACGCGTGGAACCGCCTGGAGTACCACGATGCGCTGGTGCCGGCCTACGAGGCGCAGCTGCAGGCGGCGGCCGAGGCCGGGTATCCGAGCGTGATCTGTTTTTCCGGCAACCGCGCCGGCATGTCCGACGCCCAGGGGCTGGAGAATTGTGTGATCGGTCTGAAGCGGATCCTGCCTCTCGCCGAGAAGCTGGGCGTGAATGTCGTCATGGAGCTACTCAACAGCCGCGTGAACCACGCCGACTACATGTGCGACCGGACGGAGTGGGGCGTCGAACTTTGCCGGCGGGCCGGCTCGGAGCGCCTGAAGCTGCTCTACGACATCTACCACATGCAGATCATGGAGGGCGATGTGATCGCCACGATCCGCCGGCACCATCAGTACATTGGGCATTATCACACGGCCGGCGTCCCCGGCCGCAACGAGCTCGATGAGAACCAGGAGCTGTTCTATCCGGCGATCATGCGGGCGATCGTGGAGACGGGTTATCAGGGTTATGTCGGCCAGGAGTTCATTCCTCGCGCCCGGGAAACGGCCGCGGCCCTCGCGGCGTTACAGCACGGCGTGCGCGTGTGTGACGTGTGA
- a CDS encoding PLP-dependent aminotransferase family protein: protein MSDPLPLFARRMDQMRPSTIREILKVTAQPDVISFAGGLPAPELFPVAEVRAAADEVLAEHGSRALQYGQSEGYPLLRGWIAEEMARRGIKAAADDVLVTNGSQQVLDLAGKLFLNPGDVVLTENPTYLAAIQAFQTFEAKFVPVPTDEHGLIPEALPELIRQHRPKFLYTIPNFQNPTGITLSAARRQALARIAAEHNLMVMEDDPYGKLRYRGTEIPPVKHWDEAGRVMYASTFSKTIAPGLRLGWVVAPPEVFSRMLILKQASDLHTSSFDQLVAYTYLTRHDQAAHLEKIRRAYGERYEVLDGALRSAMPPGFSWTKPEGGMFLWITGPDQLDALELLQRAIRNKVAFVPGRDFFPAEGGRNFLRLNYSNATPERIREGVGRLAALCRG from the coding sequence ATGTCCGATCCTCTCCCGCTCTTCGCCCGTCGCATGGACCAGATGCGCCCCTCGACGATCCGCGAAATCCTCAAGGTCACGGCGCAGCCCGACGTGATCTCCTTTGCCGGCGGCCTGCCCGCGCCGGAACTGTTCCCGGTGGCGGAGGTGCGCGCCGCGGCCGACGAGGTGCTGGCGGAGCATGGCAGCCGGGCCCTCCAATACGGCCAGAGCGAGGGGTACCCGTTGCTGCGTGGGTGGATCGCCGAGGAGATGGCGCGACGCGGGATCAAGGCCGCCGCGGATGACGTGCTCGTGACCAACGGCTCGCAGCAGGTGCTCGACCTGGCGGGCAAGCTGTTCCTGAACCCGGGCGACGTGGTGTTGACGGAGAACCCCACCTACCTCGCGGCGATCCAGGCGTTCCAGACCTTCGAGGCGAAGTTTGTGCCGGTGCCGACGGATGAGCACGGCCTGATCCCGGAGGCGCTGCCCGAACTGATCCGCCAGCACCGGCCGAAGTTCCTCTACACGATCCCGAATTTCCAGAATCCCACGGGCATCACGCTCTCGGCGGCCCGCCGCCAGGCGCTCGCGCGGATCGCGGCCGAGCACAACCTCATGGTGATGGAGGACGACCCGTACGGCAAGTTGCGCTACCGGGGCACCGAGATTCCCCCGGTGAAACATTGGGACGAGGCCGGGCGGGTGATGTATGCGAGCACGTTTTCCAAGACGATCGCCCCCGGCCTGCGGCTGGGCTGGGTGGTGGCGCCGCCGGAGGTCTTCAGCCGGATGCTCATCCTCAAGCAGGCCTCCGACCTGCACACCTCGAGCTTCGACCAGCTCGTGGCCTACACCTACCTGACGCGGCACGACCAGGCGGCGCATTTGGAGAAGATCCGCCGGGCCTACGGCGAGCGTTACGAGGTGCTCGACGGCGCCCTGCGGAGCGCGATGCCGCCGGGCTTCAGCTGGACGAAGCCCGAGGGCGGGATGTTCCTCTGGATCACCGGGCCGGACCAGCTCGACGCCCTGGAGCTGCTGCAGCGGGCGATCCGGAACAAGGTGGCCTTTGTCCCCGGGCGGGACTTTTTCCCCGCGGAGGGCGGCCGGAATTTCCTGCGGCTGAACTATTCCAACGCCACCCCGGAGCGCATTCGGGAAGGCGTGGGGCGGCTCGCGGCGCTGTGCCGGGGCTGA
- the recN gene encoding DNA repair protein RecN — MLQSLRIRNLALLHEVELDFEAGFTAVTGETGAGKSILLGALSLLAGARADKTIIRQGADACEVEAALFFADTRRLDMVLANLSLPACDDGVLIIKRSLPREKAPKLSVNGGLATLSALQELGAQWIDFHGPGEPRRLLKENGQRELLDLFARNSGVLEQYQARYGLWRDLIAERERLAGADKLSPDQIEFLKLQLAKIDALELTEEAIGALERDFQRQQSAQEIVQLAARLSHGLSGEEGLLGQLSALLRDARQLEAFDASSKPLADRLQSASLELGDLDAEFSSLATSLNFDPEQAEALQTKMNAWLELKRKHGAKVETVVAAGYEMRRRLELQGDVEGSLARLDREIAAAEKAVRQAAAELRATREKAAQQLAKVAARVIVQLGFKKADFRVQLIPLPAPGPHGDGGVEFLFSPNVGEAPLPLHRIASSGELARVMLGLKAVLAEIDDVPLLVFDEVDANVGGEIGRIVGEKMADIAERHQVLCVTHLPQVAAQAANHFLVTKDQSGDRAAVSIESIHGSRKERVGELARMLGDRSAKSAQAHAEELLKLRG; from the coding sequence ATGCTCCAATCGCTCCGCATCCGCAATCTCGCCCTCCTGCATGAGGTCGAACTGGATTTTGAGGCGGGGTTCACGGCGGTGACGGGGGAGACGGGGGCGGGCAAGAGCATCCTCCTGGGGGCGCTCTCGCTGCTGGCCGGGGCCCGGGCCGACAAGACGATCATCCGCCAGGGGGCGGACGCCTGTGAGGTGGAGGCCGCGTTGTTTTTCGCCGACACCCGGCGGCTGGACATGGTGCTGGCCAACCTGAGCTTGCCGGCCTGTGACGATGGCGTGCTGATCATCAAACGCAGCCTCCCGCGCGAGAAGGCGCCGAAGCTCTCCGTCAACGGCGGGCTCGCCACCCTCAGCGCCCTGCAGGAGCTGGGCGCGCAGTGGATCGATTTCCACGGTCCCGGCGAACCGCGCCGCCTGCTGAAGGAAAACGGCCAGCGCGAACTGCTGGATCTGTTTGCCCGCAACAGCGGGGTCCTGGAGCAGTACCAGGCACGGTACGGCCTCTGGCGCGACCTCATCGCGGAACGCGAGCGGCTGGCCGGTGCCGACAAGCTCTCACCCGACCAGATCGAGTTTTTGAAGCTGCAGCTGGCGAAGATTGACGCCCTGGAGCTGACCGAGGAGGCGATCGGGGCCTTGGAACGGGATTTCCAGCGCCAGCAAAGCGCGCAGGAGATCGTGCAGCTGGCCGCCCGGCTCAGCCATGGCCTGAGCGGCGAGGAAGGATTGCTGGGGCAGTTGTCGGCACTGCTGCGGGACGCGCGGCAGCTTGAGGCCTTTGATGCCTCCAGCAAGCCGCTGGCCGACCGCCTGCAGTCGGCCTCCCTCGAGCTGGGTGACCTGGACGCGGAGTTTTCCTCGCTGGCCACCTCGCTGAATTTCGACCCGGAGCAGGCCGAGGCGCTGCAGACGAAGATGAATGCCTGGCTCGAGCTGAAGCGGAAGCACGGGGCGAAAGTCGAGACGGTGGTCGCCGCGGGCTACGAGATGCGCCGCCGGCTGGAGCTGCAGGGTGACGTCGAGGGCTCGCTGGCGCGGCTGGACCGGGAGATCGCGGCGGCGGAAAAGGCCGTGCGGCAGGCGGCGGCCGAGCTCCGTGCCACGCGCGAGAAGGCGGCGCAGCAGCTCGCGAAGGTGGCGGCACGCGTGATCGTGCAGCTCGGCTTCAAGAAGGCGGATTTCCGGGTGCAGCTCATCCCGCTGCCTGCGCCCGGCCCGCACGGCGACGGGGGCGTGGAGTTCCTGTTTTCCCCCAATGTCGGCGAGGCGCCGCTGCCGCTCCACCGCATCGCGTCGAGTGGCGAGCTGGCCCGCGTGATGCTCGGGCTCAAGGCCGTGCTGGCCGAGATCGACGACGTGCCGCTGCTGGTCTTTGACGAGGTCGATGCCAACGTGGGCGGTGAAATCGGCCGCATCGTGGGGGAGAAGATGGCCGATATCGCGGAGCGCCACCAGGTGCTGTGCGTGACCCATCTGCCGCAGGTGGCGGCGCAGGCGGCGAATCATTTTCTCGTGACGAAGGACCAGAGCGGCGACCGCGCCGCGGTCAGCATCGAGTCGATCCATGGCAGCCGCAAGGAGCGGGTGGGGGAGCTTGCCCGCATGCTGGGTGACCGCAGCGCCAAGAGTGCGCAGGCCCACGCGGAGGAACTCCTGAAGTTGCGGGGGTGA
- a CDS encoding ATP-binding protein produces the protein MEPSVPTTAPDSAQRVEAELVRQGYADLPAGLGATVLATGGLAWVAAKPDTGNLVWVWLGLMTLLSASRGLSVYLYRRTAHGPGRHRPWNRLFILGSALAGLGWGFAAWVFYPILSVEELPLLILIVAGITAGATRSLGPNLPACWAFQLLSMAPLIARMLQGGGTAHSIMGVLAVLYTAFLIAMGRSYHRSLSNSQRLGFEFADLAAELREEKIQIDALNRDLIEEVASRRQVEAELRAAKERAEAANQAKGEFLATMSHEIRTPMNGILGMLDLLNTPALTPAQREQVDTAAASADSLLRLLNDILDFSKIESGRLDFESIPFRPAAVAEDTLDLLRPRAAAKSLELDFAAEPAARLRVLGDPMRFRQVLLNLVGNAVKFSEHGQVGLQLLGAEAEPGRVRLTVRVRDHGIGMSEETRARLFEPFRQADSSMSRRYGGSGLGLAISQKLVEGMGGQITARSELGQGSLFEFTLTLPTAKERNTPLPFAVNSTLPKQFDARILVVEDDVVNQRVITLMLQRLGLHCQVVPDGPSALNALEAGAWDLVFMDCQLPGIDGLETTRRARLMLGGRELPIVALTANARAEDRTACLASGMDDFLAKPVRSDALQTCLARWLHPAS, from the coding sequence ATGGAACCCAGCGTCCCCACGACCGCTCCCGACAGCGCCCAGCGCGTCGAAGCCGAATTGGTCCGCCAGGGTTACGCGGATCTGCCCGCCGGACTCGGGGCCACCGTGCTTGCCACGGGCGGCCTCGCCTGGGTCGCAGCCAAGCCCGACACCGGGAACCTCGTCTGGGTCTGGTTGGGCCTGATGACCCTCCTGAGCGCCAGCCGCGGCCTCTCCGTCTACCTCTACCGCCGCACCGCCCACGGTCCGGGGCGCCACCGGCCGTGGAACCGCCTCTTCATCCTGGGCTCGGCCCTGGCTGGCCTCGGCTGGGGCTTCGCCGCCTGGGTCTTCTACCCGATCCTCTCCGTCGAGGAACTGCCGCTGCTGATCCTCATCGTGGCCGGCATCACCGCCGGTGCCACCCGCTCCCTCGGGCCGAACCTCCCCGCCTGCTGGGCCTTCCAACTCCTGAGCATGGCCCCGCTTATCGCCCGCATGCTCCAGGGCGGCGGCACCGCCCATTCCATCATGGGCGTGCTGGCCGTGCTCTACACGGCCTTCCTCATCGCCATGGGCCGGAGCTACCACCGCAGCCTCAGCAACTCCCAGCGCCTCGGCTTCGAGTTCGCCGATCTCGCCGCCGAGCTGCGCGAGGAGAAAATCCAGATCGACGCCCTCAACCGCGACCTGATCGAGGAGGTCGCCTCCCGCCGCCAGGTCGAAGCCGAGCTGCGCGCCGCCAAGGAGCGCGCCGAGGCCGCCAACCAGGCCAAGGGCGAGTTCCTCGCCACCATGAGCCACGAGATCCGCACGCCGATGAACGGCATCCTCGGCATGCTCGACCTGCTCAACACCCCCGCCCTCACCCCCGCCCAACGCGAACAGGTCGACACCGCCGCCGCTTCCGCCGACTCCCTCCTTCGCTTGCTCAACGACATCCTCGACTTCTCCAAGATCGAGAGCGGCCGGCTCGACTTCGAATCCATCCCGTTCCGGCCCGCCGCCGTCGCCGAGGACACCCTCGACCTCCTCCGGCCCCGCGCCGCCGCCAAATCCCTCGAACTCGACTTCGCCGCCGAGCCCGCCGCCCGCCTGCGCGTCCTCGGCGACCCCATGCGTTTCCGCCAGGTGCTGCTCAATCTCGTCGGCAACGCCGTGAAATTCTCCGAACACGGTCAGGTCGGCCTCCAACTCCTCGGCGCCGAGGCCGAGCCCGGCCGCGTGCGCCTGACCGTCCGCGTGCGCGACCACGGCATCGGCATGAGTGAGGAAACCCGCGCGCGCCTCTTCGAGCCGTTCCGTCAGGCCGACAGTTCCATGAGCCGCCGCTACGGTGGCTCCGGCCTCGGCCTCGCCATCTCGCAGAAACTGGTCGAGGGCATGGGCGGCCAGATCACCGCCCGCAGCGAACTTGGGCAGGGCTCCCTTTTTGAATTCACCCTGACGCTGCCCACCGCGAAGGAACGCAACACCCCGCTCCCCTTCGCCGTCAACTCCACCCTCCCGAAGCAATTCGACGCCCGTATCCTCGTGGTGGAGGACGACGTCGTGAACCAGCGCGTCATCACCCTGATGCTCCAGCGCCTCGGCCTGCACTGCCAAGTGGTGCCCGACGGCCCGTCCGCCCTCAACGCGCTCGAGGCCGGCGCCTGGGATCTCGTCTTCATGGACTGCCAGCTGCCCGGCATCGACGGTCTCGAGACCACGCGCCGCGCCCGCCTCATGCTCGGCGGCCGCGAACTGCCCATCGTCGCCCTCACCGCCAACGCCCGCGCCGAGGACCGCACCGCCTGCCTCGCCTCGGGCATGGATGACTTCCTCGCCAAGCCCGTCCGCTCCGACGCCCTCCAGACCTGCCTCGCCCGCTGGCTCCACCCGGCGTCCTGA
- a CDS encoding SOS response-associated peptidase: protein MCTRYTLAASRAALAALHAVLADALAEDWTPRYNVALTQRMPVLTRRDGRATLDLLAFGLLPPPHPDRPKPAPLANARAETVLEKPTFRGAVRHRRCLVPADGFYEFEKQGRTRLPHYFTLADRRPFFFAGLWEPATDLAPASFCIVTTTPNPLVAPVHDRMPVMLGPNSGPAWLGDEPLDPARLAQLCRPLNPDLMATHRVDSAVNHVRHESPDCIAPVAGLSG from the coding sequence ATGTGCACCCGCTACACGCTGGCGGCTTCCCGCGCCGCGCTGGCCGCCCTGCACGCCGTCCTCGCCGACGCCCTCGCCGAGGACTGGACCCCGCGCTACAACGTGGCCCTGACGCAGCGTATGCCCGTCCTCACGCGCCGCGACGGCCGCGCCACCCTCGACCTGCTCGCGTTCGGCCTGCTCCCGCCGCCCCACCCCGACCGCCCCAAGCCCGCCCCCCTCGCCAACGCCCGGGCCGAAACCGTGCTCGAGAAACCCACCTTCCGCGGCGCCGTTCGCCACCGCCGCTGCCTGGTCCCAGCCGACGGTTTCTACGAATTCGAGAAACAGGGCCGCACCCGCCTGCCCCATTACTTCACGTTGGCGGACCGCCGCCCCTTTTTCTTCGCCGGCCTCTGGGAACCCGCGACCGACCTCGCGCCCGCCAGCTTCTGCATCGTCACCACCACGCCGAACCCGCTGGTCGCCCCCGTCCACGATCGCATGCCCGTCATGCTCGGCCCCAACAGCGGTCCGGCCTGGCTCGGCGACGAGCCCCTCGACCCCGCCCGCCTCGCCCAACTCTGCCGCCCCCTCAATCCCGATCTCATGGCCACCCACCGCGTGGACTCGGCGGTAAACCACGTTCGCCACGAATCCCCCGACTGCATCGCCCCCGTCGCCGGATTGTCGGGTTAA